Proteins from a single region of Chlorocebus sabaeus isolate Y175 chromosome 25, mChlSab1.0.hap1, whole genome shotgun sequence:
- the LOC103230837 gene encoding histone H3-like yields the protein MARTKQTARKSTGGKAPRKQLATKAARKSAPATGGVKKPHRYRPGTVALREIRSYQKSTELLIRKLPFQRLVREIAQDFKTDLRFQSSAVMGL from the coding sequence ATGGCCCGCACCAAGCAGACTGCACGCAAGTCCACCGGTGGCAAAGCACCGCGCAAGCAGCTGGCCACTAAGGCGGCTCGGAAAAGCGCGCCGGCCACCGGCGGCGTGAAGAAGCCTCACCGCTACCGTCCCGGCACCGTGGCTCTGCGCGAGATTCGCAGCTACCAGAAGTCGACTGAGCTGCTGATCCGAAAGTTGCCTTTCCAGCGCCTGGTGCGAGAAATCGCTCAGGACTTCAAGACGGATCTTCGCTTTCAGAGTTCCGCGGTGATGGGCCTGTAG